In Naumovozyma dairenensis CBS 421 chromosome 2, complete genome, the following are encoded in one genomic region:
- the MSH1 gene encoding mismatch repair ATPase MSH1 (similar to Saccharomyces cerevisiae MSH1 (YHR120W); ancestral locus Anc_2.147), whose amino-acid sequence MSCVKWYRQLCTRVYVRYNHSEQRIIRKPQITKLPISFNNPPRPISTDTSSGLAEIDKPKSLEKTSDDHSANGTIQNLSPTLRYVRKLMDEHKDNVVLTQIGSFYELYFEQATKYAPKLNISLTSKTLSQGKIPFAGFPVPQLGRHLKVLVNDYGYSVTIADQFPKNEIADNEQYKFVRRVTRIVTPGTFIDDAFENFQENTYLLNVEFPGNCMKHIADPSLKIGLSWCDISTGEIFVQQVLLRDLVSSITRIKPKEILLNDDLIPFNILSGQWYPELVELKKYFVKYQKLPAQHRTIETFSNLFTSGTTKLARKQLMIQLQTFTQKEIVALRNLLIYISDHLPHFSTNLQVPQRQLTTSIMQIDSRTSTALELHSTVRNNSRKGTLLSSIRRTATPSGTRLLTQWLSGPSLALTEITNRQKLVSFFKDNPDISGNVLTMLKKTYDLTRILQKFSFGRGEALELIQLAQSLQMCNGISDYILSNLSSLQLKKTVRDLLQGLANSLLFDKEYLANVLENLNEEELINLQTQEEREGDPYLNNEASTGTNSSFPLSVNVVKPSFSKKLQNLHDDYKKLLSEKTSLEKTYNDVFVSLGARHVLLKKKQNNDFALHITGSPSNLKKVNEYINSCSKINDSTFVSLQQSNQTRWVSHKSWTDLGYKLDLGELKIKKEESFIMDTFKNRFIENSDIIRKVSYSLGYLDVMLSFASLAKEKNLVCPKLDNSTKLEIIGGRHLMVEEGLSLNSLNKFVLNDCILSGGELWVVTGPNMGGKSTFLRQNAIIVILAQIGCFVPCARAHIGLVDKIFSRVGSADDLYNEMSTFMVEMVETSFILRGATEKSLAILDEIGRGTSGKEGVSIAYATAKYLIWNNSCRSLFATHFGTELKKIIDEQKDKAISDSVSFYRSGIIELGKGEFIYDHKLRSGICQKSDAIKVARTAGFPEEALEEAIKLLQ is encoded by the coding sequence ATGTCTTGCGTAAAGTGGTATAGACAACTTTGTACTAGAGTCTATGTTCGGTATAATCATTCTGAGCaaagaataataagaaaaccACAGATTACAAAGTTAccaatatcatttaataatccTCCACGTCCAATATCGACAGACACATCCTCAGGATTAGCGGAAATTGATAAACCAAAGAGTTTGGAAAAAACTTCGGATGATCATTCTGCTAATGGAACAATACAGAATCTTTCTCCTACATTACGGTACGTGCGAAAGCTGATGGATGAACATAAAGATAATGTCGTTTTAACCCAAATAGGTTCCTTCTATGAGTTGTATTTCGAGCAGGCAACAAAATATGCACCAAAGCttaatatatcattaacCTCTAAAACTCTTTCGCAAGGGAAAATTCCATTTGCTGGTTTTCCGGTACCTCAATTAGGCCGGCACCTAAAAGTCTTAGTCAATGACTACGGATATAGTGTGACTATCGCTGAtcaatttccaaaaaatgaGATAGCAGATAATGAACAATACAAATTCGTGAGAAGAGTAACAAGAATTGTGACACCAGGGACGTTTATTGATGATgcatttgaaaattttcaagaaaacaCATACCTACTTAATGTAGAGTTTCCCGGTAATTGTATGAAGCATATTGCGGATCCAAGTTTGAAGATAGGGCTTTCTTGGTGTGATATATCCACAGGTGAAATATTTGTACAGCAGGTATTACTACGAGATTTGGTGTCATCTATCACTAGAATCAAACCAAAAGAAATTCTGCTCAATGATGACTTGATTCCATTCAATATACTTTCCGGGCAATGGTATCCAGAATTGGTcgaattgaagaaatatttcGTTAAATATCAAAAACTACCCGCCCAGCATCGTACGATCGAGACCTTTTCCAACCTCTTTACGTCGGGAACAACAAAATTGGCAAGAAAACAGTTGATGATTCAACTTCAAACCTTTACGCAAAAAGAAATAGTTGCTTTGAgaaatcttctaatttataTCAGTGATCATCTTCCacatttttcaacaaatttaCAGGTTCCTCAACGACAACTTACTACATCGATAATGCAGATTGATTCAAGAACGAGTACTGCATTGGAGTTACATTCCACAGTGCGAAATAATAGTAGAAAGGgaacattattatcatccaTAAGAAGAACTGCCACACCATCAGGAACTAGGTTGTTAACACAATGGTTGAGTGGGCCCTCGCTTGCTTTAACCGAAATCACAAATAGACAGAAATTAGTgtcatttttcaaagataatCCTGATATCTCAGGAAATGTACTTACTATGTTGAAGAAAACCTACGACCTCACGAGGATCTTGCAAAAATTTAGTTTCGGTAGAGGAGAAGCACTCGAACTTATCCAGCTGGCACAGTCATTACAGATGTGTAATGGAATAAGTGACTACATTTTAAGCAACCTTTCTTCTCTCCAGTTGAAGAAAACTGTTAGGGATCTGCTACAAGGATTGgcaaattcattattatttgacaAAGAATATTTAGCGAATGTTCTAGAAAACCTGAACGAAGAggaattgataaatttgcAAACGCAAGAAGAGCGGGAAGGTGATCCCTATCTAAATAACGAGGCCTCTACGGGAACCAATTCTAGTTTTCCGTTAAGTGTTAACGTTGTTAAACCTTCATTCAGTAAAAAGCTTCAAAATTTGCATGATGACTACAAGAAACTTTTGTCAGAAAAGACAAGTTTAGAAAAGACGTATAATGACGTGTTTGTGTCGTTAGGAGCACGTCATGTTTTACttaagaaaaaacaaaataatgattttgcCCTACATATTACTGGGTCACcttcaaatttgaagaaagtCAATGAATATATCAACAGCTGCTCGAAGATAAACGACTCAACGTTCGTTAGCTTGCAACAGTCCAACCAAACGAGATGGGTATCGCATAAATCATGGACCGATCTAGGTTATAAACTTGATTTGGgagaattgaaaattaagaaagaagagTCTTTCATCATGGATACATTCAAAAACCGTTTCATTGAGAATAGCGATATTATTCGTAAAGTTTCCTATAGCCTAGGGTATTTAGATGTAATGTTGTCGTTTGCAAGCCTGGccaaagagaaaaatttagTTTGCCCCAAACTTGATAACAGTACGAAGTTGGAAATCATTGGGGGTCGTCACCTAATGGTAGAAGAAGGTTTATCATTAAACTCTCTGAATAAATTTGTTTTAAATGACTGTATTTTGAGTGGTGGTGAATTATGGGTAGTAACTGGTCCTAATATGGGAGGTAAATCAACCTTTCTAAGACAAAATGCAATAATAGTTATTTTGGCACAAATCGGCTGCTTTGTTCCTTGTGCTCGTGCACATATCGGTCTCgttgataaaatatttagtAGAGTAGGATCTGCTGATGATTTATACAATGAAATGAGCACATTTATGGTGGAGATGGTAGAGACATCATTTATTCTACGCGGTGCCACAGAGAAATCACTGGCGATTCTGGATGAAATTGGACGTGGAACGAGTGGGAAAGAAGGTGTCAGTATTGCTTATGCCACAGccaaatatttgatttggAATAATAGCTGTAGATCTCTCTTTGCTACTCATTTTGGTACAGAGttaaaaaagataatagACGAACAAAAAGATAAAGCCATTTCTGATAGTGTATCATTTTACAGAAGTGGAATAATCGAGCTCGGTAAAGGAGAATTTATCTATGATCACAAATTAAGAAGTGGTATTTGTCAAAAATCGGATGCAATAAAAGTTGCACGAACGGCAGGATTTCCAGAGGAAGCGCTAGAAGAGGCAATTAAGTTGTTACAATAA